The Dioscorea cayenensis subsp. rotundata cultivar TDr96_F1 chromosome 19, TDr96_F1_v2_PseudoChromosome.rev07_lg8_w22 25.fasta, whole genome shotgun sequence genome includes a window with the following:
- the LOC120250017 gene encoding LOW QUALITY PROTEIN: flavanone 3-dioxygenase F3H2 (The sequence of the model RefSeq protein was modified relative to this genomic sequence to represent the inferred CDS: substituted 1 base at 1 genomic stop codon) translates to MAPTTFLPTEETLREDFVRDEDERPKVAYDQFSNEIPVISLAGVDGKERDEIRKKIVAACEDWGIFQVVDHGVDMELVETMTKLAKEFFALSQEEKLHFDMSGGKKGGFIVSSHLQGETVRDWREIVTYFSYPIKARDYTRWPDKPAGWIPVVEAYSEKLMGLACTLLGLLSEAMGLEKEALAKACLDMDQKVVVNYYPKCPQPDLTLGLKRHTDPGTITLLLQDQVGGLQATKDDGKSWITVQPVAGAFVVNLGDHGPCXYSLLYLNIYFLSNGRFKNADHQAVVNSNCSRLSIATFQNPAPDATVYPLAIRDGEKPVLDEPITFMEMYRRKMGRDLELARLKKLAKLEKDKQDNKAVDGVIPTKGLNEILA, encoded by the exons CGTACGACCAGTTCAGCAATGAGATTCCGGTGATATCACTGGCCGGAGTTGATGGAAAGGAGAGGGATGAGATAAGGAAGAAGATAGTTGCTGCATGTGAGGACTGGGGGATATTTCAGGTGGTTGATCATGGTGTTGATATGGAGCTTGTGGAAACCATGACCAAGCTTGCCAAAGAGTTCTTTGCTCTTTCTCAGGAGGAGAAGCTCCACTTTGATATGTCTGGTGGCAAGAAGGGTGGTTTCATCGTCTCCAGCCACCTTCAG gGAGAAACAGTGAGGGACTGGAGGGAAATAGTGACATACTTCTCATACCCAATAAAAGCAAGGGACTACACAAGGTGGCCAGACAAGCCAGCGGGCTGGATACCAGTGGTGGAGGCCTACAGCGAAAAGTTAATGGGCCTGGCCTGCACACTACTAGGCCTGCTTTCAGAGGCCATGGGCCTTGAAAAAGAGGCCTTGGCCAAGGCCTGTTTGGACATGGACCAAAAGGTGGTAGTGAATTACTACCCCAAATGTCCCCAACCTGACCTCACTCTTGGCTTGAAACGCCACACCGATCCCGGCACCATCACTCTCTTGTTACAGGACCAGGTCGGTGGCCTCCAGGCCACCAAAGATGATGGCAAGTCTTGGATCACCGTTCAACCGGTCGCCGGAGCTTTTGTTGTCAACCTCGGCGATCATGGGCCATGTTAGTATTCGTTATTGTACTTAAATATATAC TTTTTGAGCAACGGTAGGTTCAAGAATGCCGATCATCAAGCAGTAGTGAACTCGAATTGCAGCCGTCTCTCGATCGCTACATTTCAGAATCCCGCTCCAGATGCCACTGTTTACCCGCTTGCAATCCGGGATGGAGAAAAGCCGGTGCTCGATGAACCCATCACCTTCATGGAGATGTATCGCCGGAAAATGGGCAGGGATCTGGAGCTGGCTAGGCTCAAAAAGTTGGCCAAACTGGAGAAGGACAAGCAGGACAACAAGGCCGTTGATGGTGTAATTCCAACCAAGGGCCTTAATGAAATCCTAGCTTGA